A stretch of Pseudoclavibacter chungangensis DNA encodes these proteins:
- a CDS encoding SIS domain-containing protein codes for MPNDAHDEAASSLGAHMAAELSTQPQNWATAADIATTAALPEHGARVAVIGCGTSWFTAQAYASLRNTAGLGLTDAYQATEVELGRGYDAVVAITRSGTTSEVLRVIDENAGRVPVYGIVGDGSSPFATAVDHLVPLSFADERSVVQTRFATSVLALLRAHLGESLDGAIADAERMLAVEIDADLVQAEQIAFLGTGWTLGLAHEAALKNREASQSWTESYLAMDYRHGPISIARPGRATWVFGAPPVGLGDEVRGLGATFVEHPDTDPLAQLVYAHRIALARARARDLDPDVPRGLSRAVILN; via the coding sequence ATGCCGAACGATGCACACGACGAGGCCGCCTCGTCCCTCGGGGCCCACATGGCCGCCGAGCTCTCGACCCAGCCACAGAACTGGGCCACGGCCGCGGACATCGCCACGACGGCGGCGCTCCCCGAGCACGGCGCTCGCGTCGCCGTCATCGGCTGCGGCACCTCGTGGTTCACGGCGCAGGCCTACGCGAGCCTCCGCAACACCGCGGGGCTCGGCCTCACCGACGCCTACCAGGCGACCGAGGTCGAACTCGGCCGGGGGTACGACGCCGTCGTCGCGATCACCCGCTCCGGCACGACGAGCGAGGTGCTCCGCGTCATCGACGAGAACGCCGGACGCGTGCCCGTGTACGGCATCGTCGGTGACGGGTCGTCACCGTTCGCGACCGCCGTCGACCACCTCGTGCCCCTCTCGTTCGCCGACGAGCGCTCCGTCGTCCAGACCCGATTCGCGACGAGCGTCCTCGCCCTCCTGCGCGCGCACCTCGGCGAGTCGCTCGACGGCGCGATCGCCGACGCGGAGCGCATGCTCGCCGTCGAAATCGACGCCGACCTCGTCCAGGCCGAGCAGATCGCGTTCCTGGGGACGGGCTGGACCCTCGGCCTCGCGCACGAGGCGGCGCTCAAGAACCGCGAGGCGTCGCAGTCGTGGACCGAGTCGTACCTCGCGATGGACTACCGCCACGGCCCCATCTCGATCGCCCGCCCGGGACGTGCCACGTGGGTCTTCGGTGCCCCGCCGGTGGGGCTCGGTGACGAGGTGCGCGGTCTCGGCGCGACGTTCGTTGAGCACCCCGACACGGATCCCCTCGCACAGCTCGTCTACGCGCACCGCATCGCGCTCGCTCGTGCACGTGCGCGCGACCTCGACCCCGACGTGCCCCGTGGCCTCTCGCGTGCGGTCATCCTGAACTGA
- a CDS encoding extracellular solute-binding protein, with product MQRSRRVGSAIAVATAGLLALSACGGGGAGGGGGDSVTLNMLVPGYSDNTKGLWEGVISDFQAANAGITINLEVVSWDDLDSVVTTKIQGGQAPDIYNGGDYSSFVADELLYPIDQVVGPDTLADFQPSFVPNASIDGVQYGAPLIASARALFVNTELLQQAGISAAPTTWDELKTAATAISGLGGGVAGYGLPLGSEEAQAEAAVWFYGGGGGYGDETTLTIDSPENIAAAQFVKGLIDAGATQADPGATDRSPLMDVFVQGKIGMQIGLPPTVGQIADNNPELKYEIVPIPTKDGSPVTLGVADHLVAFDNGDDAKQAAITTFFDYFFSADVYTNWVTTEGFLPTTVSGGEALASDEALAPFLELLPDAKFYPSANPNWQAAANAMKTNFGLIATQDPATVLQKIQTEAEAG from the coding sequence ATGCAGCGTTCACGACGGGTCGGGTCGGCGATCGCCGTCGCCACCGCGGGACTCCTCGCGCTCAGCGCGTGCGGTGGCGGGGGTGCCGGCGGCGGAGGTGGTGACTCGGTCACGCTCAACATGCTCGTTCCGGGCTACTCCGACAACACCAAGGGACTCTGGGAAGGCGTCATCAGCGACTTCCAGGCGGCCAACGCCGGCATCACGATCAACCTCGAAGTGGTCTCGTGGGACGACCTCGACTCGGTCGTGACGACGAAGATCCAGGGCGGCCAGGCGCCCGACATCTACAACGGCGGCGACTACTCGAGCTTCGTCGCCGACGAACTCCTCTACCCGATCGACCAGGTCGTCGGCCCCGACACCCTCGCCGACTTCCAGCCATCGTTCGTCCCGAACGCCTCGATCGACGGCGTCCAGTACGGTGCCCCGCTCATCGCGTCGGCCCGCGCACTCTTCGTCAACACCGAGCTGCTCCAGCAGGCGGGCATCTCGGCCGCACCCACGACGTGGGACGAGCTCAAGACCGCGGCAACCGCGATCTCGGGCCTCGGCGGCGGCGTCGCGGGCTACGGGCTCCCCCTCGGTTCGGAGGAGGCACAGGCCGAGGCGGCCGTCTGGTTCTACGGCGGTGGCGGCGGCTACGGCGACGAGACGACGCTCACGATCGACTCGCCCGAGAACATCGCGGCGGCACAGTTCGTGAAGGGTCTCATCGACGCCGGCGCGACCCAGGCCGACCCGGGTGCGACCGACCGCAGCCCCCTCATGGACGTCTTCGTCCAGGGCAAGATCGGCATGCAGATCGGCCTCCCGCCGACCGTCGGCCAGATCGCCGACAACAACCCCGAGCTGAAGTACGAGATCGTCCCGATCCCGACGAAGGACGGCTCGCCCGTGACGCTCGGTGTCGCCGACCACCTCGTCGCGTTCGACAACGGCGACGACGCCAAGCAGGCCGCCATCACGACCTTCTTCGACTACTTCTTCTCGGCCGACGTCTACACCAACTGGGTCACGACCGAGGGGTTCCTCCCCACGACCGTCTCCGGTGGTGAGGCGCTCGCCTCCGACGAGGCGCTCGCGCCGTTCCTCGAGCTCCTGCCCGACGCCAAGTTCTACCCCTCGGCGAACCCCAACTGGCAGGCCGCCGCGAACGCGATGAAGACGAACTTCGGCCTCATCGCGACCCAGGACCCGGCGACGGTGCTCCAGAAGATCCAGACCGAGGCCGAGGCCGGCTAA